One window of the Janthinobacterium sp. PAMC25594 genome contains the following:
- the bla gene encoding class A beta-lactamase, whose protein sequence is MTDSPNHVRRHLLLASGAVLLCPTPLLFAAPATGIAAAQTQLAALEQAAGGRLGVAAWRHGSELRVAYRADERFPLASTFKAMLAGAVLARSASQPGLLAQHVRYEKKELVTYSPITEKHLAGGMSVADLCAATLQYSDNSAANFLMTILGGPQAVTAFARSIGNTVFQLERWETELNSAIPGEVRDTASPASMAHSLQQLLLGNSLPAPQRQQLDAWMRGNTTGDKRIRAGVPDGWQVADKTGSGAYGSVNDIGVAYPPSGAPLVIAVYYTREQKNADTNQDIITAATRIVTAALA, encoded by the coding sequence ATGACTGACTCCCCGAACCACGTCCGCCGCCACCTTCTGCTGGCCAGCGGCGCTGTCCTGCTGTGCCCAACGCCGCTGCTGTTTGCCGCGCCCGCCACCGGCATCGCCGCCGCCCAGACGCAACTGGCCGCGCTGGAACAGGCTGCCGGCGGACGCCTCGGCGTTGCCGCCTGGCGCCACGGCAGCGAGCTGCGCGTTGCCTACCGCGCCGACGAACGCTTTCCCCTGGCCAGCACTTTCAAGGCCATGCTGGCGGGCGCCGTACTGGCCCGCAGCGCCAGCCAGCCGGGCTTGCTGGCGCAGCACGTGCGTTACGAGAAAAAAGAACTGGTCACGTATTCACCGATCACGGAAAAGCATCTGGCCGGCGGCATGAGCGTGGCGGACCTGTGCGCCGCCACCTTGCAGTACAGCGACAATAGCGCGGCCAATTTCTTGATGACAATATTAGGCGGGCCGCAAGCCGTGACGGCGTTTGCGCGCAGCATCGGCAATACGGTATTCCAGCTGGAACGCTGGGAAACGGAACTCAATAGCGCCATTCCCGGCGAAGTGCGCGACACGGCCAGCCCCGCGTCGATGGCGCACAGCTTGCAGCAATTGTTATTGGGAAATAGCTTGCCGGCGCCGCAGCGCCAGCAACTGGACGCCTGGATGCGCGGCAACACGACGGGCGACAAGCGCATCCGCGCCGGCGTGCCCGACGGCTGGCAGGTGGCAGACAAGACGGGCTCGGGCGCGTATGGCAGCGTCAACGATATCGGCGTGGCCTACCCGCCCAGCGGCGCACCGCTGGTGATCGCCGTGTACTACACGCGCGAACAGAAAAACGCGGACACCAACCAGGACATCATCACGGCCGCCACGCGCATCGTGACGGCCGCATTGGCGTAA
- a CDS encoding DUF2875 family protein, whose translation MMTLRWLGISIVIVILFFGLLWLGALSKSQAREIALQVQEKQPRKPVEPRQEYVLEVIGLGVTLDKYRQGKLWGALQKGSPYTSIREQDPKKYPWTGNDKDGDGGSRAYDALENGINFTPMYWNLPSFYAGTPILDPTAQPSLIEPMAGLVAGAGTGGMPLHLFSVASWKLDEHPDQLLIDVFDFFDKHPDVPYVALHSEDSVGTRDGNRKPGTARKLVNGYFIPDMPDATAVFILARRERIEPLRPFVWDDPANKFVREQLRAMYNELIQSLPSRAKQQRPEAFSERQPTVAEWLAAAAAFAQRPDIRGVGLHMFDKLNPWENRPPRDWKPTPWFPIPWNREQMETFDRLPSFGFVHRPVFVKFTDEDGKPVTRRDARQHIFNAGWRQALQTLPEAERGKGPARIVAGMGNQPEQLLMLESLLHDYASQGGPEIDSGKSAQFINTDLRLGNTGAATWFMQMAIGVMGSYRDGGASAAINLRDSNEASIIFITPPSDAKRRQQDANGDIFRSRVTPAVDPANYAAPSVEAILESSAGK comes from the coding sequence ATGATGACGCTTCGTTGGTTGGGAATATCAATAGTTATTGTAATTTTATTTTTTGGCTTGTTATGGCTAGGTGCTTTGTCGAAGAGCCAGGCGCGTGAAATTGCATTACAGGTTCAGGAAAAACAGCCAAGGAAACCGGTGGAGCCACGGCAAGAGTATGTGCTGGAAGTGATCGGATTGGGTGTGACGCTGGACAAGTATCGGCAGGGTAAATTGTGGGGAGCCTTGCAAAAAGGAAGTCCTTACACGAGCATACGCGAACAAGATCCCAAGAAGTATCCCTGGACGGGTAATGACAAGGATGGCGACGGTGGTAGCAGAGCCTACGATGCGCTGGAAAATGGCATCAATTTCACTCCGATGTATTGGAACCTGCCTTCGTTTTATGCTGGAACGCCCATTCTTGACCCGACTGCACAACCGAGCTTGATAGAGCCGATGGCGGGACTCGTGGCTGGCGCTGGTACGGGGGGCATGCCCTTGCATCTATTTTCCGTGGCTTCCTGGAAGCTGGATGAACATCCCGACCAATTGCTGATTGATGTGTTTGATTTTTTCGATAAGCATCCTGACGTACCTTACGTCGCCTTGCACTCCGAGGATAGCGTTGGCACGCGGGATGGCAACCGGAAGCCAGGAACTGCAAGAAAATTGGTAAACGGGTATTTCATTCCGGATATGCCTGATGCCACGGCGGTATTCATCCTGGCACGCCGCGAACGAATAGAACCGTTGCGCCCATTTGTATGGGATGACCCTGCGAATAAATTCGTTAGGGAGCAACTCCGCGCCATGTACAACGAACTGATTCAATCACTTCCTTCACGCGCGAAACAGCAGCGACCCGAAGCCTTCAGCGAGCGTCAACCCACTGTCGCCGAATGGCTCGCCGCTGCCGCCGCTTTCGCCCAGCGGCCCGATATCCGTGGTGTCGGCTTGCATATGTTCGACAAGCTCAATCCCTGGGAAAATCGTCCCCCGCGTGACTGGAAGCCGACGCCGTGGTTTCCCATTCCGTGGAACCGGGAGCAGATGGAAACATTTGACCGCCTGCCCTCGTTCGGTTTCGTGCACCGGCCCGTGTTCGTCAAGTTCACGGATGAGGACGGCAAGCCCGTCACGCGGCGCGATGCGCGCCAGCATATTTTCAACGCGGGCTGGCGGCAGGCGCTGCAGACCTTGCCGGAAGCCGAGCGCGGCAAGGGGCCGGCGCGTATCGTGGCCGGTATGGGGAACCAGCCGGAACAGTTGCTGATGTTGGAAAGCCTGTTGCATGACTATGCGTCACAAGGCGGACCGGAAATCGACAGCGGCAAGAGCGCGCAGTTCATCAATACTGATCTTCGCCTCGGCAACACGGGCGCAGCCACCTGGTTCATGCAGATGGCCATCGGCGTGATGGGCAGCTATCGCGACGGTGGCGCCAGTGCGGCGATTAATTTACGCGACAGCAATGAGGCCAGCATCATCTTCATCACGCCGCCATCGGACGCCAAACGCCGGCAGCAGGACGCCAATGGTGATATCTTCCGTAGCCGCGTCACGCCGGCCGTCGATCCGGCCAACTATGCGGCGCCATCGGTGGAAGCCATCCTGGAAAGCTCGGCGGGCAAGTAG
- a CDS encoding PAAR domain-containing protein gives MRKVIRLGDTTSHGGKVLSCAATHFTVNGIVVACVGDLCSCPIKGHQGCKIASGSSRHSINGIAIAFEGDTTTCGAKLLAGGVNFRTA, from the coding sequence ATGCGCAAAGTCATCCGTTTGGGCGACACTACGTCGCATGGCGGCAAGGTGCTCAGTTGTGCCGCCACGCACTTCACGGTCAATGGTATTGTTGTTGCCTGCGTCGGGGACTTGTGCAGCTGCCCCATCAAGGGGCATCAGGGCTGCAAGATTGCCAGCGGCTCATCCCGGCATAGCATCAACGGCATTGCCATCGCGTTTGAAGGCGATACCACCACCTGCGGCGCCAAGCTGCTCGCTGGCGGTGTCAACTTCCGCACGGCCTGA
- a CDS encoding type VI secretion system Vgr family protein, with protein sequence MDGDASMLGGERPLRLRLGVSPKVPAGALIPQRIVGNEAIYGGIEYRVLCVSTHADLPLSSFIALPAAIDIVTDQGQLRSICGLVTQASAGDSDGALASYQLVLTDAFAIMEKRCNTRVFRRLTDIEIVKTLLDEWIRSNTVMAHAFQYVFADFFEAQTYPQREFVMQHNESDAAFVRRLLKRSGVAWFFRAEGNTNAHAEPAHTLVLFNHADGLRKNMADTVRYHADRATEERDTLTSWNELRKLQAGKVTRHSWNEEHPRARPFMTADALGQGVQGMHGNAIAATLDDYRVLPPRAGMDHDALCQLGMLAMQQHAYENHCFHAEGSVRDLCPGEYFTLAEHPDIDALPAAARDFVVTSLHVAAQNNLPKELAARVARLFARNRWLADEASLPQRELAAVVDGGPLRMHIELTAVRRGVAIVPTYDTRIDLPPVTMQSAVVVGPANEEVHCDAMGRVKVRFPATRKLDHEHAGGTGASDTDADSAWVRVASSWAGNGPGSMQQCGYLGLPRVGSEVLLAFLGGDPDRPIIVGQLYNHTAQPVALSKAGDLPGNRYLSGIKSREIKGTRANQLRFDDVHGQINAQLASDHGSSQLNLGWLTQDRRNGQGTARGEGAELRTDEQLAMRAGKGMLISAWKRLNGDGGHMARSEYLGLMENCLELFRSLGSYAATHQALENADEAQQELQQSLKSWEGGSNTQPRAELGGAAAIAVTAPAGISFASSKAIVSYAVSNIDTVAQQHLQAVAGQRYSVNAGKGISLFSHADGIRAIAHHGKFLLQSQHDDMELNAAKNLKLTASEGKLTGMADEIVLISKHGAFIRIADGITFGSKSPLNFNAPNFVFNDPQSMAVELPSFAEGKADQQFIFQYEGDDSPVDSGPQQPQLAPQAHFAVKLGDGSSADGRSDGGGKTDVLERAAMHLAAIEVFNNKD encoded by the coding sequence ATGGACGGTGATGCATCGATGTTGGGTGGCGAACGTCCCTTGCGCCTGCGCCTGGGCGTATCCCCAAAGGTGCCCGCTGGTGCGCTGATACCGCAGCGCATCGTCGGCAACGAGGCCATCTATGGCGGGATCGAATACCGTGTGCTGTGCGTCTCGACGCATGCGGATTTGCCGCTGAGCAGTTTCATCGCCTTGCCGGCTGCAATCGACATCGTCACCGACCAGGGGCAGCTGCGCAGCATCTGCGGCCTAGTCACGCAAGCGAGCGCCGGCGACAGCGATGGCGCGCTGGCCAGTTACCAACTGGTGCTGACGGACGCCTTCGCCATCATGGAAAAACGCTGCAATACGCGCGTCTTCCGCCGCCTCACGGATATTGAGATCGTCAAGACCCTGCTCGATGAATGGATACGCAGCAATACGGTGATGGCGCATGCCTTCCAGTATGTGTTTGCCGATTTCTTCGAAGCGCAGACGTATCCGCAGCGCGAATTTGTCATGCAGCACAATGAGTCCGATGCGGCCTTCGTGCGGCGCCTGCTCAAGCGCAGCGGCGTCGCCTGGTTTTTTCGTGCCGAGGGCAATACGAATGCACATGCCGAGCCGGCGCATACCCTGGTGCTGTTCAACCACGCCGATGGCTTGCGGAAAAACATGGCGGACACCGTGCGCTATCACGCGGACCGGGCAACTGAAGAGCGTGACACTCTGACGTCGTGGAACGAACTGCGCAAGCTGCAGGCGGGCAAGGTGACGCGCCATAGCTGGAACGAGGAACACCCGCGTGCGCGGCCGTTCATGACCGCCGATGCCTTGGGGCAGGGGGTACAAGGCATGCATGGCAATGCCATTGCCGCCACCCTTGATGATTACCGCGTGCTGCCGCCGCGCGCGGGCATGGATCATGATGCCTTGTGCCAGCTGGGCATGCTGGCCATGCAGCAGCACGCTTACGAGAACCATTGCTTTCATGCCGAAGGCAGCGTACGCGACCTGTGTCCGGGTGAATATTTTACGCTGGCCGAGCACCCCGATATCGACGCCTTGCCAGCGGCCGCGCGCGATTTTGTCGTCACGTCGCTGCACGTGGCGGCGCAAAATAATTTACCCAAGGAGCTTGCCGCCCGGGTGGCACGCCTGTTTGCGCGTAACCGTTGGCTGGCCGATGAGGCATCGCTGCCGCAGCGCGAACTGGCGGCTGTGGTGGATGGCGGCCCCTTGCGCATGCATATCGAACTGACGGCAGTGCGGCGTGGCGTGGCCATCGTGCCGACCTACGACACGCGCATCGACCTGCCGCCAGTCACCATGCAAAGTGCGGTGGTGGTGGGGCCGGCCAATGAAGAAGTCCATTGCGATGCCATGGGCCGGGTCAAGGTCCGCTTTCCCGCCACGCGCAAGCTGGACCATGAGCATGCAGGCGGCACGGGCGCCTCCGACACGGATGCCGATTCGGCCTGGGTGCGCGTCGCGTCGAGCTGGGCGGGGAACGGACCTGGCAGCATGCAGCAATGCGGCTACCTGGGCTTGCCCCGCGTGGGCAGCGAAGTCTTGCTGGCTTTCCTGGGCGGCGATCCGGACCGGCCTATCATCGTGGGACAGTTGTACAACCATACTGCGCAGCCGGTTGCCTTGAGCAAGGCGGGCGACCTGCCGGGTAACCGTTATTTGTCCGGCATCAAGAGTCGCGAGATCAAGGGCACGCGCGCCAACCAGCTGCGCTTTGATGATGTGCATGGGCAAATCAACGCCCAGCTTGCCAGCGATCACGGTTCCAGCCAGCTCAACCTGGGCTGGCTGACGCAGGACCGGCGCAATGGCCAGGGCACGGCGCGCGGCGAGGGCGCCGAGCTGCGTACCGATGAGCAACTGGCCATGCGGGCGGGCAAGGGCATGCTGATCTCTGCTTGGAAGCGCCTGAACGGCGATGGCGGGCACATGGCGCGCAGCGAATATCTGGGTCTGATGGAAAACTGCCTGGAATTGTTTCGCTCGCTGGGCAGCTATGCTGCCACGCATCAGGCGCTGGAGAACGCGGACGAAGCGCAGCAGGAGTTGCAGCAAAGCTTGAAAAGCTGGGAAGGCGGCAGCAATACGCAGCCCCGAGCCGAACTCGGTGGTGCGGCGGCGATTGCCGTCACGGCGCCCGCCGGCATCAGCTTTGCCAGTTCGAAAGCCATCGTCAGCTATGCCGTCAGCAATATCGATACGGTGGCGCAGCAGCACCTGCAAGCGGTGGCGGGCCAGCGCTACAGCGTGAACGCGGGCAAGGGCATTTCGCTGTTTTCCCATGCGGATGGCATCCGCGCCATCGCCCACCATGGCAAGTTCCTGCTGCAAAGCCAGCATGACGACATGGAACTCAACGCGGCGAAAAACCTGAAGCTCACCGCCAGCGAAGGCAAGCTGACGGGCATGGCCGATGAAATCGTGTTGATTTCCAAGCATGGCGCTTTCATCCGCATCGCCGACGGCATCACCTTCGGCAGCAAGTCGCCGCTGAACTTCAATGCGCCCAACTTCGTTTTCAACGACCCGCAGAGCATGGCGGTGGAGTTACCAAGCTTTGCCGAGGGCAAGGCCGACCAGCAATTCATTTTTCAATACGAGGGCGACGACAGTCCCGTCGATAGCGGGCCGCAACAACCGCAGTTGGCACCGCAGGCGCACTTCGCCGTGAAGCTGGGCGATGGTTCATCTGCCGATGGGCGCAGCGATGGGGGCGGCAAGACGGACGTGCTGGAGCGTGCAGCGATGCACCTGGCCGCCATCGAAGTGTTCAACAACAAGGATTGA
- a CDS encoding DUF695 domain-containing protein: MNQNSTSARSWGTIVTHSDEMAIIYRYVDAFHDDWDLSSQPDRIIIAWRYEDETGMPAPNEREHMEELEAALAPVVEEGGFATLALVSTGENLREWIYYTQSGEEFFNRLNTALAPRPKFPIEIRSAADPAWSTYAGFMAALPK; this comes from the coding sequence ATGAACCAGAATTCCACTTCCGCCCGCAGCTGGGGCACCATCGTCACGCATAGCGACGAGATGGCCATCATTTACCGCTATGTCGACGCCTTCCATGACGACTGGGACCTGTCGTCGCAGCCGGATCGCATCATCATCGCCTGGCGTTATGAAGATGAAACAGGCATGCCCGCGCCGAACGAGCGCGAGCACATGGAAGAGCTGGAAGCGGCGCTGGCGCCCGTGGTGGAAGAAGGCGGCTTCGCCACGCTGGCGCTGGTGTCGACGGGTGAAAACCTGCGCGAATGGATTTATTACACGCAGTCGGGCGAAGAGTTTTTCAATCGCCTGAACACGGCGCTGGCGCCGCGTCCAAAGTTCCCGATTGAAATCCGCAGCGCGGCCGATCCCGCCTGGTCCACGTATGCCGGCTTCATGGCCGCGTTACCGAAGTAA
- a CDS encoding PHB depolymerase family esterase codes for MAHLHQQLRHFLSAIIAACGLLAALPAAAGQWDFGLYASLWGSREYQVWLPSNYNPNTPLPVVLMLHGCGSEPNSMAAVSRYNQLADSENFIVVYPRQNATANPMRCWNFMLPLNQERGTGEPAVLMGILNKVKSKYAVQDSRVYVTGISAGGAMASIMAACYSDVFAAVMVHSGGMYKGAIGMLTAADSLFNGSSFDPKVRGKDAWRCSGSPRRLMPTMVFHGTADIVVNPVNGEQTIEQFLQTSDYGDDGLDNDSVRYRADSIVRQTVPYGRSYAIDTYLHNGAVIAQKYTVEGMNHAWSGGPPGWPFSDELGPDATVISWNFFKHYQR; via the coding sequence ATGGCACATCTGCATCAGCAACTGCGTCACTTCTTATCCGCAATCATCGCCGCCTGCGGTTTGCTGGCCGCGCTGCCGGCTGCCGCCGGGCAATGGGACTTCGGCCTGTACGCGAGCCTGTGGGGTTCGCGCGAGTACCAGGTCTGGTTACCGAGCAATTACAACCCGAACACGCCGCTGCCCGTCGTGCTGATGCTGCACGGCTGCGGTTCCGAGCCCAACAGCATGGCTGCCGTCAGCCGCTACAACCAGCTGGCCGACAGCGAAAATTTCATCGTCGTCTATCCGCGCCAGAACGCCACGGCGAACCCCATGCGCTGCTGGAATTTCATGTTGCCGCTGAACCAGGAGCGGGGCACGGGCGAGCCGGCCGTGTTGATGGGCATCTTGAACAAGGTCAAGAGCAAGTATGCGGTGCAGGACAGCCGCGTGTACGTGACGGGCATCTCGGCCGGCGGCGCCATGGCTTCCATCATGGCCGCCTGCTACTCGGACGTGTTCGCCGCCGTGATGGTGCATTCGGGCGGCATGTACAAGGGCGCCATCGGCATGCTCACGGCCGCCGATTCGCTGTTCAACGGCAGCTCGTTCGACCCGAAAGTGCGCGGCAAGGATGCCTGGCGCTGTTCCGGTTCGCCGCGCCGGCTGATGCCGACGATGGTGTTTCACGGCACTGCCGACATCGTCGTCAACCCCGTCAACGGCGAGCAAACCATCGAGCAATTCCTGCAGACCAGCGATTATGGCGACGATGGCCTCGACAATGACAGCGTGCGCTACCGTGCCGACAGCATCGTGCGCCAGACCGTGCCGTACGGCCGCAGCTACGCCATCGATACGTATCTGCACAACGGCGCCGTCATCGCGCAAAAGTACACGGTCGAGGGCATGAATCACGCGTGGAGCGGGGGGCCTCCCGGCTGGCCCTTCAGCGATGAGCTGGGCCCGGACGCCACCGTGATCAGCTGGAATTTCTTCAAGCATTACCAGCGCTGA
- a CDS encoding DUF3274 domain-containing protein, whose translation MGSYPKVPYVVGDDVALLHCERSVCKKVKIRRNLPGNIIVIHGVNDVGVSYKAVEDGLCEGLKQRLGRGFTPASYRMPVAADKDKLEDDPDAVFFKRTIAKDTNSPVIPFYWGYREVKDKIDIVNGQFVDRYGNRLDKDLSKEGGPFGNATSSLPDMWRRGIYAPADPMGDALRPLKTAPGRMYMVLAAQRLAALISMIRDYDSDDTVSIVAHSQGCLLSLLAQAMLMEKGLAPADNLILTHPPYSLVENIPFLLRKASGLDGGEDAAMRAHYHLLDGVQTLAARLQTLINIVAGVAKENGQPCVPLFTELNGDQHRGMVGASWSNAADRNNRRKVYLYFCPEDMTVALDNIQGIGWDGVPDFVTGTEVKSEEEIYAYGGRNYSTGRFHNRGTEQVRKALSELGSRFYQRVFSNKIRVDPGTGKKAVSLVGMPPPHDYPLCLEKEDEHAHVEASVRGNRGTHKAVAWPINTKLKPVEQRNGIRTITGEGLRKPVPADLRGTSQIDPADIPRDSIMHGRAKKDEGPTEAVDPNDAATAIASGRGLISKSEERPDPSGYRKFPESVEALRETELQKMTVAYNKEQKLDDKGPLAQRKVLSATRDKKGNVWANIQESPNEARLRWQHEVSAKSFHSSIIGNVKNHSQVTAYDVAIGSGKASSDPQFYEYLCAVADWRVKDLKTNDKGRKGMLIKEKFLSDFAAYLSVEPAWRSAAINGGMDYYNTGILPAGLPLLSGALWKIVVSQTKDMKIVTEK comes from the coding sequence ATGGGCAGCTATCCGAAAGTGCCGTACGTGGTGGGCGATGACGTGGCGCTCCTGCATTGCGAACGCAGCGTCTGCAAGAAGGTGAAAATACGCCGCAACTTGCCGGGCAATATCATCGTCATCCATGGCGTCAACGATGTGGGCGTCAGCTACAAGGCGGTGGAAGATGGACTGTGCGAGGGATTGAAGCAAAGGCTGGGGCGCGGCTTTACGCCAGCTTCTTACCGCATGCCGGTGGCGGCGGACAAGGACAAGCTGGAAGACGACCCGGATGCCGTGTTCTTCAAACGCACGATCGCCAAGGATACCAACAGCCCCGTGATCCCGTTTTACTGGGGCTACCGTGAGGTGAAGGACAAAATCGACATCGTCAATGGGCAGTTCGTTGATCGCTATGGCAACCGGCTGGACAAGGATTTGTCCAAGGAAGGCGGGCCGTTCGGCAACGCCACCAGCAGCTTGCCCGACATGTGGCGCAGGGGTATTTATGCACCTGCCGATCCCATGGGTGATGCCTTGCGTCCGCTGAAGACGGCGCCTGGCCGCATGTACATGGTACTGGCGGCCCAGCGCCTGGCAGCACTGATTTCCATGATCCGCGATTACGACTCGGATGATACCGTCAGCATCGTTGCGCACAGCCAGGGTTGCCTGCTGTCGCTGTTGGCGCAAGCCATGCTGATGGAGAAAGGGTTGGCGCCGGCCGATAATTTGATACTCACGCATCCGCCGTATAGCCTGGTGGAAAATATTCCCTTTCTGCTGAGGAAGGCAAGCGGACTCGATGGTGGCGAGGATGCGGCGATGCGGGCGCACTATCATCTACTCGACGGTGTTCAGACGCTGGCCGCGCGCCTGCAGACGCTTATCAATATTGTTGCTGGGGTAGCGAAAGAAAATGGACAACCCTGCGTTCCGTTATTTACTGAGTTGAATGGTGATCAGCATCGCGGTATGGTCGGCGCCAGTTGGAGCAATGCAGCGGATCGAAATAACCGCAGGAAAGTATATCTGTATTTTTGTCCCGAAGACATGACTGTAGCGCTCGATAACATTCAGGGAATTGGCTGGGATGGCGTACCCGATTTTGTAACAGGAACCGAGGTGAAGTCCGAAGAGGAAATTTATGCCTATGGAGGAAGAAATTACTCCACTGGTCGCTTTCATAATCGGGGTACTGAACAAGTACGAAAAGCACTCTCCGAATTGGGAAGCAGGTTTTATCAACGGGTGTTCAGTAACAAGATACGTGTCGATCCAGGCACTGGAAAGAAGGCAGTGTCTCTTGTCGGCATGCCACCACCCCATGATTACCCACTGTGCCTGGAAAAAGAAGACGAACATGCACATGTGGAGGCATCTGTACGCGGCAATCGGGGTACGCACAAGGCAGTCGCATGGCCCATCAATACCAAGCTGAAACCTGTCGAGCAGCGAAACGGTATACGCACAATTACTGGTGAAGGATTGCGCAAGCCTGTTCCTGCAGACCTGCGCGGCACCTCGCAAATTGACCCGGCAGACATACCCCGCGATTCAATAATGCACGGTAGAGCGAAGAAGGATGAGGGGCCGACGGAAGCGGTGGATCCTAATGATGCAGCAACGGCAATTGCCAGCGGTCGCGGCCTGATCAGTAAATCGGAAGAGCGTCCGGATCCTTCTGGTTATCGCAAGTTTCCAGAGAGTGTTGAGGCCTTACGCGAAACCGAATTGCAAAAGATGACGGTGGCCTACAACAAGGAACAGAAGCTGGATGACAAAGGCCCGTTGGCACAACGCAAGGTGCTTTCTGCGACGAGGGACAAGAAAGGCAATGTATGGGCAAATATCCAGGAAAGCCCTAACGAAGCACGTCTGCGTTGGCAACACGAGGTCAGTGCCAAGTCCTTTCACAGTTCGATTATTGGCAACGTGAAGAATCATAGCCAGGTGACAGCGTATGACGTTGCCATAGGTAGTGGCAAGGCCAGCTCTGATCCACAGTTCTACGAGTACTTATGTGCTGTGGCGGATTGGCGAGTGAAGGATTTGAAGACTAATGATAAAGGGCGTAAAGGAATGCTGATAAAGGAAAAATTCTTATCTGATTTTGCAGCATATTTATCCGTAGAACCTGCATGGAGAAGTGCTGCGATCAATGGCGGCATGGACTATTACAACACTGGAATTCTGCCCGCAGGACTTCCATTGTTATCGGGTGCTTTATGGAAGATCGTTGTGTCACAAACAAAAGACATGAAGATAGTGACTGAAAAATAA